From the genome of Solidesulfovibrio carbinolicus, one region includes:
- a CDS encoding YciI family protein, with protein MFVVLLRYCQPLEVIDGLLNAHRLYLDENYARGVFLASGRQLPRTGGVILARAAGREALEAILAEDPFAKAGAASYEVIEFLPGKVAPGLEGLLV; from the coding sequence ATGTTCGTCGTACTGCTGCGCTATTGCCAGCCCCTTGAAGTCATTGACGGGCTACTCAATGCCCACAGGCTCTATCTGGACGAAAACTATGCCCGGGGCGTGTTTCTGGCCTCGGGGCGTCAGTTGCCGCGCACGGGTGGGGTGATCCTGGCCCGGGCAGCCGGCCGGGAAGCCTTGGAGGCGATCCTTGCCGAAGATCCCTTTGCCAAGGCCGGCGCGGCCAGCTACGAGGTCATCGAATTCCTGCCGGGCAAGGTTGCCCCAGGGCTCGAAGGGTTACTGGTTTAG